A segment of the Malaciobacter mytili LMG 24559 genome:
CATTTTGTGCTAGAAAATATATATAATTTTTCTGCACCCTCTTTCCCTAATTTAATCGTTTTCCCCAATTTTTCAATTTTTTTAATCGCATCCATATTTACCATTGGATGTTTACTAAAAATCTCATTTGGATTATTTATCTTATTACCTTCCATATCATAAAGTGTTGGAGTACCTGATATTTCAAAATCATCTGTAATATTTCTTATTGAAGAATTTAACATATTGTCAATCTTTACATTATCTTTTGTTTGTGTTATCTTTGATGCACAATATTTTTTGATTTCATCATTTGTTGCTAATTTCAAATTATAAGCTTTATTAATTGCATCTACATATTTTAAAGCTAATTGGCTCATTCTTTGATTATCAAGTGCTATAAGTATATTTTTATATAAATCATTACTATACTTATCTACTTCTTTTATAATCTCATCTAATTGCATATTCATTAATTTTGATGAATACTCTGCTCTTCTCTCTTTTGGTTGATTTAAAATAGCTTTACTCATTGGCACAGCTGCTAAATGAAATGATAGTGGAAAGAAATATGTATATATTGTAAAATTCTCTTTAGCAGCTTTTGAAGATAATTTTTCATCTAACATTCTACAATAAGGACACTCAGGATCCGTAAATAAAATATATTCATTTGGCCCATTGCCAATTTTAAATAAAGCATTTTCTTTGTATTTTTTTGTATCAATATCAAACTTGATTTCTTTAAAATCCTTTAAATTAAAACCTCTACCAACAATTAACATATTTTTATCAGTATATAAATTCAATTTTCTACCATTTTGTTTACCTTCTAATAAAAACCATTTATCATCTAGCTTTTTTGCTTGTTTTAAATAGATACCAC
Coding sequences within it:
- a CDS encoding thioredoxin domain-containing protein, whose product is MKKTLLITTLLASSLFANEQRVDLEQFKSIEMIKKSGIYLKQAKKLDDKWFLLEGKQNGRKLNLYTDKNMLIVGRGFNLKDFKEIKFDIDTKKYKENALFKIGNGPNEYILFTDPECPYCRMLDEKLSSKAAKENFTIYTYFFPLSFHLAAVPMSKAILNQPKERRAEYSSKLMNMQLDEIIKEVDKYSNDLYKNILIALDNQRMSQLALKYVDAINKAYNLKLATNDEIKKYCASKITQTKDNVKIDNMLNSSIRNITDDFEISGTPTLYDMEGNKINNPNEIFSKHPMVNMDAIKKIEKLGKTIKLGKEGAEKLYIFSSTKCPHCVEQFKNKKFIDYLKSKYELNFVLMNTGNPNLALAELIYLHSINDMKKRAVEFEAIMNGKRIDNLPKIETLDKNAINAYMKLIDETYVNSTPVIISKDGKIIDSPNKL